One Proteiniborus sp. DW1 genomic window carries:
- a CDS encoding DUF2225 domain-containing protein, whose product MTVDALYTKKVKCPVCNNEFTTSKMRTTQVRIDKVDGDFMNHYKSENPLKYQVFVCPKCGYSALENRFNKIRAAEREIIKKEVSSKWKERDYSGPRTDDDAIQCYMLAFYCGQLMGIKNYELGNIALKIAWFFRAKKSDEEMRFLQNAVELFEKAFYEEDLLSQSTDEITLGYLIGELHRRLGRKKEALLWFGKTVSNPLIKTNPRIESLAREQWLLAKEDENEQ is encoded by the coding sequence ATGACAGTAGATGCTTTATACACTAAGAAAGTGAAGTGCCCTGTATGTAATAATGAATTTACTACTAGTAAAATGAGGACAACTCAGGTTAGAATAGATAAAGTAGATGGAGACTTTATGAATCATTACAAGAGCGAAAACCCATTAAAATATCAGGTTTTTGTGTGTCCTAAATGTGGATATTCGGCATTAGAAAATAGGTTCAATAAAATTAGAGCAGCAGAGAGAGAAATTATAAAGAAAGAAGTATCATCAAAATGGAAAGAAAGAGACTATTCTGGTCCTAGAACAGATGATGATGCTATTCAATGCTATATGCTTGCTTTTTATTGTGGACAACTTATGGGAATAAAAAATTATGAACTTGGAAATATTGCATTAAAGATAGCTTGGTTTTTTAGAGCAAAAAAAAGTGATGAAGAAATGAGGTTCTTACAGAATGCAGTGGAGCTTTTTGAGAAAGCATTCTATGAAGAAGATTTATTATCACAATCCACAGATGAAATTACACTTGGGTATTTAATTGGTGAACTACATAGAAGATTAGGAAGAAAAAAAGAAGCTCTATTATGGTTTGGAAAAACTGTATCAAATCCTCTAATAAAGACTAATCCTAGGATAGAAAGTTTAGCTAGGGAGCAATGGCTTCTAGCAAAGGAGGACGAGAATGAGCAATGA
- a CDS encoding methylated-DNA--[protein]-cysteine S-methyltransferase, which translates to MSNDKKIYYESMETDIGHLWIGFTSKGLARLEFSIRKDQFAVELKKSYDDIIEYSGTASDYKKQISLYFEKKLKSFNLPLDLVGTPFQLSVWQELIKIPYGEVRTYKDIAIAVGKAKGFRAVGMANNRNPVSIVVPCHRVIGSSKELVGYGGGIEAKVKLLKLEGLNIIEKERNGNKLYYVS; encoded by the coding sequence ATGAGCAATGATAAGAAAATTTATTATGAAAGTATGGAAACAGATATAGGTCATTTGTGGATTGGGTTTACTAGTAAAGGATTGGCTAGATTAGAATTTTCAATAAGGAAGGATCAGTTTGCAGTAGAACTTAAAAAAAGTTATGATGATATAATTGAATATAGTGGAACGGCTTCTGACTATAAGAAACAAATAAGTCTTTACTTTGAAAAAAAACTAAAAAGCTTTAATTTACCTTTGGATTTAGTGGGTACACCTTTTCAGTTATCAGTTTGGCAAGAGCTAATAAAAATCCCTTATGGAGAGGTAAGAACATATAAGGACATTGCAATTGCAGTAGGAAAAGCAAAGGGATTTAGAGCAGTAGGAATGGCAAACAACAGAAATCCAGTATCTATAGTAGTACCTTGTCATAGAGTCATCGGAAGCAGTAAAGAGCTTGTAGGCTATGGTGGAGGAATAGAGGCTAAAGTAAAGCTATTAAAACTAGAAGGGTTGAATATAATTGAAAAAGAACGTAATGGAAATAAGCTGTATTATGTTTCGTAA